In one window of Ruminococcus hominis DNA:
- a CDS encoding CvpA family protein encodes MDNWLLIIVGVIFLLCIAVGYIRGFFKIGLSLLSSVLTIVIMMYLSPYVADALAKYTPIDEMIEKKCVESFMPEVSGSIFEGKDLTGTPFANIDDDTLQNIANEDWKRIGITTDDILNVIGEIPKDQQISLIEKSNLPSFLKTALLENNNSEIYDELGVSKFPNYVAEYISRMVIKILSFLVTFVLTFVIVRALMVAVDIIGELPMLGFLNHCGGGVLGLGVALVIVWLLFLVLTLIYSTDVGKQCFELIEKSPVLTGLYQMNPLLTKLLSF; translated from the coding sequence ATGGATAACTGGTTGTTGATTATTGTAGGAGTAATATTTTTACTGTGCATTGCAGTGGGATATATAAGAGGATTTTTTAAAATTGGATTATCATTATTGTCATCGGTTCTGACAATTGTGATTATGATGTATTTATCTCCATATGTGGCAGATGCATTGGCAAAATATACTCCGATAGATGAAATGATAGAAAAGAAGTGTGTAGAATCGTTTATGCCGGAGGTGTCGGGTTCTATTTTCGAGGGAAAGGATTTGACAGGGACACCATTTGCAAATATTGATGATGATACATTGCAAAATATTGCAAATGAGGACTGGAAGAGAATCGGGATCACAACAGATGATATTTTGAATGTTATTGGAGAAATTCCGAAGGATCAGCAGATCAGTCTGATTGAAAAATCAAATTTGCCATCGTTCTTAAAAACTGCTTTGCTGGAAAATAATAATTCGGAAATTTATGATGAACTGGGCGTGTCTAAATTCCCAAATTATGTTGCAGAGTATATCTCAAGAATGGTGATAAAGATACTATCATTCTTGGTTACATTTGTATTGACATTTGTGATCGTGCGGGCACTGATGGTGGCGGTGGACATTATAGGCGAGCTGCCGATGCTGGGCTTTCTGAATCATTGCGGAGGCGGAGTGCTGGGACTGGGTGTCGCTCTGGTGATTGTCTGGCTTCTGTTTCTTGTGCTGACACTAATCTATTCAACAGATGTGGGTAAACAATGTTTTGAACTGATAGAGAAAAGCCCGGTTCTCACGGGATTGTATCAAATGAATCCGCTGTTGACAAAATTGCTGTCATTTTAA
- a CDS encoding DUF5711 family protein, which yields MVRKRKSTLKASGTLSMEEINYLTRKYRTARAKRNATILFFLIMVVAGTYMLITEHAYSKVYKAASYTKTSSDNNQYVAFHNGIVRYSRNGVTYLNHKNKELWIQSGQFKNPIIDVNKNVFAIADCGGNSVQIFDRKGLKGEFETTLPVEKISISNQGVISIILKNGNTPYIVTYDSSGNILVENEVSVSSLGYPTALDMSEDGTVLAVTYLDTGNGSLKSKVICYNFGEKGKNKTNHIVSQKEYDEEIMPEIYFMDKSNLVVVSDHSFIIYSGKDVPKKKKEVTLKQEIQGTFHTSKYIGFILLKEDKTGYEVCLYNKAGKQIMCKDIKGEYSNVSMTGSEIIMYEGSRYCVITKTGVERVNKDLGMNILSVIPANGINKYWVMGTNELRVIYLVR from the coding sequence ATGGTACGAAAGAGAAAATCTACACTGAAGGCGTCGGGGACATTGTCAATGGAAGAAATAAACTATTTGACAAGAAAATACCGGACTGCCCGGGCCAAGAGAAATGCAACAATTCTCTTTTTTCTTATTATGGTAGTGGCCGGAACTTATATGCTTATAACAGAACACGCATATTCAAAGGTTTATAAAGCCGCATCTTACACGAAGACATCGTCAGATAACAATCAATATGTTGCATTTCATAATGGAATTGTTCGTTATAGCAGAAATGGTGTGACATATCTAAATCATAAGAATAAAGAGTTGTGGATTCAGTCAGGACAATTTAAAAATCCAATCATTGATGTAAATAAAAACGTGTTTGCAATTGCTGATTGTGGAGGAAACTCCGTTCAGATTTTTGACCGTAAAGGGTTAAAAGGGGAATTTGAGACGACATTGCCGGTTGAAAAGATTTCTATTTCAAATCAAGGTGTTATAAGCATAATTTTGAAGAACGGGAATACACCTTATATAGTGACTTATGATTCTTCGGGCAATATTCTGGTGGAAAATGAAGTTTCGGTAAGCAGTCTCGGATATCCGACAGCGTTGGATATGTCCGAAGACGGTACAGTGCTGGCAGTGACTTATCTGGATACAGGAAACGGAAGCCTCAAATCAAAAGTGATTTGTTACAATTTCGGAGAAAAAGGTAAGAATAAAACAAATCACATCGTCAGTCAGAAAGAATATGATGAAGAGATTATGCCGGAAATTTATTTTATGGATAAATCCAATCTTGTAGTTGTTTCCGATCATTCTTTTATAATCTATTCGGGTAAGGATGTTCCGAAGAAAAAGAAAGAAGTTACGTTGAAGCAAGAAATCCAGGGTACCTTTCACACATCAAAATATATCGGTTTCATTTTGTTGAAAGAAGATAAAACCGGTTATGAAGTGTGTTTGTATAACAAGGCAGGAAAGCAGATCATGTGTAAAGACATAAAAGGTGAATATAGTAATGTCAGCATGACCGGAAGCGAGATTATTATGTATGAAGGCAGTAGATACTGTGTTATCACAAAGACAGGTGTAGAGAGGGTTAATAAGGATTTGGGAATGAATATTTTATCAGTCATTCCGGCAAATGGAATTAATAAATACTGGGTGATGGGGACAAATGAATTGCGTGTGATTTATCTGGTACGATAG
- a CDS encoding LysM peptidoglycan-binding domain-containing protein, which yields MERQIPKNVRQIGNVSDTPKIYVEDYVDTFFTQLCEKAGETPIGAFLVGDMQKTKEEEYVYIYGAIQMHDLKTDESGFVIDEETWKQAYEDCKEFFENGELLGWFVTQANIELTVSNNTLRLHKKSFPKKNTVFIMKDAAEKEEAYYVHKFNDLMEIAGHYTYYEKNPCMQDYMIANRKKNGMSPTETVEDQAAKDFRNIVHTKTGERKKKVYTNRIMQGVSACLILLVVVMGAVMINNFGKMKAAQVTLGERAGIEDSAGEEVAETSGNVTAVTGEAAKEEAKKTDTKQNNSEQGQAGNIEDTEKEETKENPNQNNEVKTAWEESTETVSGDTQVNGSDGIYVVEQGDTLAIISRKMYGDVGHVDAICRMNGLEDGNLIYIGQKLLLP from the coding sequence ATGGAAAGACAGATACCAAAAAACGTACGTCAGATCGGAAATGTAAGTGATACACCTAAAATATATGTGGAAGATTATGTAGATACTTTTTTTACCCAACTATGCGAGAAAGCAGGAGAAACACCAATCGGTGCATTTCTTGTCGGAGACATGCAAAAGACAAAGGAAGAAGAATATGTCTATATATATGGGGCAATTCAGATGCATGATCTTAAAACAGATGAATCCGGGTTTGTGATAGATGAAGAAACCTGGAAACAAGCCTATGAAGATTGTAAAGAATTTTTTGAAAACGGAGAATTGCTGGGATGGTTTGTGACGCAGGCCAATATAGAATTAACAGTATCAAACAATACTTTGCGTTTACATAAAAAATCATTTCCGAAAAAGAATACAGTATTTATCATGAAAGATGCGGCAGAAAAAGAGGAAGCGTATTATGTGCATAAATTCAATGATCTTATGGAGATTGCAGGACATTATACCTATTATGAAAAAAATCCTTGTATGCAGGATTATATGATTGCAAATAGAAAGAAAAATGGGATGTCTCCCACGGAAACTGTGGAAGATCAGGCAGCGAAGGATTTTCGAAATATTGTGCACACCAAAACGGGGGAACGAAAAAAGAAAGTTTACACAAATCGTATCATGCAAGGAGTAAGTGCGTGTCTTATTCTTCTTGTTGTTGTGATGGGGGCGGTCATGATCAATAACTTCGGTAAAATGAAGGCAGCACAGGTTACACTTGGAGAAAGAGCAGGAATAGAAGATTCTGCTGGTGAAGAGGTGGCAGAAACAAGCGGAAATGTAACTGCGGTAACAGGAGAAGCTGCGAAGGAAGAAGCGAAAAAGACAGATACAAAACAGAATAATAGTGAGCAGGGACAAGCAGGAAATATTGAAGATACAGAGAAAGAAGAAACAAAAGAAAATCCAAATCAAAATAATGAAGTAAAAACTGCATGGGAAGAAAGTACAGAAACGGTGTCAGGCGATACACAGGTAAATGGTTCAGATGGAATTTATGTGGTAGAGCAGGGCGATACACTGGCAATTATCAGTCGGAAAATGTATGGGGACGTAGGACATGTAGATGCTATTTGTAGAATGAATGGGCTTGAGGATGGTAACCTGATTTATATCGGACAAAAATTGCTATTGCCATAA
- a CDS encoding phosphohydrolase yields MIISEFGNLVIKMKLKNKLLDQLRKEALYDPVDLKKEWGEDFYECIRDIAEHPVVLRMKLYPHHGHTNCYEHCLHVAYYNYVVCRYFHLDARSAARGGMLHDLFLYDWHTHAQKTGERFHGIHHPKHAYRHAKKFFNLNPIEEDIILAHMWPVTVLKVPRTKEGWITTLTDKYCGALETGQGRS; encoded by the coding sequence ATGATAATTTCAGAATTTGGAAATCTGGTGATTAAAATGAAATTAAAGAATAAATTATTAGATCAGCTTCGCAAAGAAGCATTGTACGATCCTGTTGACTTAAAAAAGGAATGGGGTGAAGATTTTTACGAATGTATCAGAGATATTGCAGAACATCCTGTTGTCCTTCGCATGAAATTATACCCTCATCACGGACACACTAACTGTTATGAGCATTGCCTGCATGTAGCCTATTATAATTATGTAGTGTGCCGTTATTTTCATCTGGATGCCCGCTCTGCTGCCCGCGGCGGTATGCTCCACGATTTATTTTTGTATGACTGGCATACTCATGCCCAGAAGACCGGTGAACGTTTTCACGGAATCCACCATCCCAAACATGCCTATCGACATGCAAAAAAATTCTTCAACCTGAATCCGATTGAAGAAGATATCATTCTTGCCCACATGTGGCCGGTAACAGTTTTAAAAGTACCAAGAACAAAAGAAGGCTGGATCACCACTTTGACCGATAAATATTGCGGGGCTCTGGAGACCGGGCAGGGACGGAGTTAG
- a CDS encoding FadR/GntR family transcriptional regulator: protein MEFQKISSPSLRELFVEQLQHMILSGKLKIGEKLPSERQLAEMMQVSRAVVNGGISDLEKMGFVHVKARSGTYVADYRRKGTIETLLAIMKYNGGSLRNEEIRSIFEVRIALDTLAARLCVDSLSDEQIDILYEKVCEMKDAQKMSEAVQAAFEFQHEFALMSNNALIPLIIQSFKSPIFAMWERYCALYGLEALYENNYKMWTYIANRDTEGVIKWVESSMKNCIEGNQQIYYE from the coding sequence ATGGAGTTTCAAAAAATTAGTTCTCCGTCATTACGTGAGCTTTTTGTAGAACAACTACAGCATATGATTTTATCAGGAAAACTAAAGATTGGAGAAAAACTTCCATCCGAAAGACAGCTTGCAGAGATGATGCAGGTCAGCAGAGCGGTTGTGAATGGAGGAATATCCGATCTTGAAAAAATGGGATTTGTTCATGTTAAAGCGAGAAGCGGAACTTATGTGGCAGATTACAGAAGAAAAGGAACAATTGAAACTCTGTTGGCTATCATGAAATATAATGGAGGAAGCCTTCGGAATGAAGAAATCCGTTCTATATTTGAAGTGAGGATTGCATTGGATACTTTGGCGGCAAGGCTGTGTGTAGATTCGCTTAGTGATGAACAGATAGACATCTTATACGAGAAAGTATGTGAGATGAAAGACGCACAGAAGATGTCGGAGGCAGTTCAGGCAGCTTTTGAATTTCAACATGAATTCGCCTTAATGTCAAATAATGCATTGATTCCATTGATAATACAGTCTTTTAAAAGTCCGATTTTTGCGATGTGGGAGAGATATTGTGCTTTATATGGATTAGAGGCACTTTATGAAAATAATTATAAAATGTGGACATATATAGCGAATAGAGATACTGAAGGTGTAATTAAATGGGTTGAGTCTTCTATGAAGAATTGTATAGAAGGAAATCAGCAGATATACTACGAGTAA
- a CDS encoding DUF5692 family protein produces MLFQIYGEGAGWQLLGWLLVFTCLVLANEFARRSKMGGIICFGVIPVLLTVYFIAIYVCAALGMDWALNNDTYVHMTSWFHYAKLYAATAGCIGFMMLKYKWGIGKTEWFKVFPFVIVAVNILIAVVSDFESGIRGAMALAEYGDRWWLSSENVWLYGGWWNWVNGIAGILNILCMTGWWGIYSSKDKKDMLWPDMTWCFIIAYDLWNFEYTYNNLPTHTWYCGLALLLAPTFANALWNKGGWIQNRANTLALWCMFAQVFPLFQDASRFSVIPVLYADGFMDSAIRPTAVNPTMQGVIAIIALAANVLCLAFIIKRAKEQKKNPYKNEIFTDQKDFQIAMSRAE; encoded by the coding sequence ATGTTATTTCAAATTTATGGAGAGGGAGCCGGCTGGCAATTATTAGGATGGCTGCTTGTATTTACCTGTCTTGTGCTTGCAAATGAATTTGCAAGAAGAAGTAAAATGGGCGGTATTATCTGCTTTGGAGTGATTCCGGTATTGTTGACAGTATATTTTATTGCAATTTATGTTTGTGCGGCTTTGGGAATGGACTGGGCATTGAACAATGATACTTATGTGCATATGACAAGCTGGTTCCATTATGCGAAATTATATGCAGCTACGGCTGGATGTATTGGGTTTATGATGTTAAAATACAAATGGGGAATCGGAAAAACAGAATGGTTTAAAGTATTTCCGTTTGTGATTGTTGCAGTTAATATTTTGATTGCTGTTGTAAGTGATTTCGAATCTGGAATTCGTGGTGCTATGGCACTGGCAGAATATGGAGACCGCTGGTGGCTGTCTTCAGAAAATGTATGGCTGTATGGAGGCTGGTGGAACTGGGTAAATGGTATTGCAGGAATTTTAAATATTCTTTGTATGACAGGCTGGTGGGGGATTTATTCTTCAAAAGACAAAAAAGATATGCTTTGGCCTGATATGACATGGTGCTTTATCATAGCATATGATCTTTGGAATTTTGAATATACATACAATAACCTGCCGACACATACATGGTATTGTGGACTTGCATTGCTCTTAGCACCGACATTTGCAAATGCATTGTGGAACAAAGGTGGCTGGATTCAGAACCGTGCGAATACATTGGCATTATGGTGTATGTTTGCACAGGTATTCCCATTATTCCAGGATGCAAGCAGATTTTCAGTGATTCCGGTTTTATATGCAGATGGATTTATGGACAGTGCGATTCGCCCAACAGCAGTAAACCCGACTATGCAGGGTGTTATAGCAATTATAGCGTTGGCAGCAAATGTACTTTGTCTTGCATTTATCATAAAACGAGCAAAGGAACAGAAGAAAAATCCATATAAGAATGAAATATTTACAGACCAGAAGGATTTCCAGATTGCAATGTCAAGAGCTGAGTAG
- a CDS encoding hydrogenase maturation nickel metallochaperone HypA, producing MHELGIVFHIIDSLEKIAVENKLSEVASVTLEIGEVSGVVDSYLKDCWKWAVNKHEFIKGAELITEEIPAVSFCEDCQKSYGTVEYGRTCPYCSGEKTYLLTGNEFNIKEIEAC from the coding sequence ATGCATGAACTAGGTATCGTGTTTCATATTATAGACAGCCTTGAAAAGATAGCAGTAGAAAATAAGCTCAGCGAAGTTGCAAGTGTGACCCTAGAAATCGGGGAAGTATCCGGAGTTGTTGATTCTTATTTGAAGGACTGCTGGAAATGGGCAGTAAATAAGCATGAATTTATAAAAGGTGCAGAATTGATCACGGAAGAAATTCCGGCAGTCAGTTTTTGTGAGGATTGCCAAAAATCTTACGGAACAGTTGAGTATGGACGGACGTGTCCGTATTGTTCCGGAGAAAAAACATATTTATTAACAGGGAATGAATTTAATATTAAAGAAATTGAAGCATGTTGA
- a CDS encoding FAD-dependent oxidoreductase, whose protein sequence is MAEERELILKLGQKVTDRIGHKVTVDDPEYWGLAGVVTDEMAEVALKMKVRKPMTFSQLLKATGKEEKELQKLLDDMSEIGLLEYNWENPKKEKQYVLPMFVPGSAEFFNMNEERLKEHPELAHFFERMSRLPLEKVTPMVPPGGAGIGMHVIPVEKAIEMENQSVDIEHISHWLKKYDGKYAASPCSCRLSRKTYGEGCADDPADWCIAVGDMADYVVETNKGGRYITYDEVIDILKRAEDNGFVHQITNIDGENKIFAICNCNVNVCYALRTSQLFNTPNMSRSAYVARVSTEDCVACGRCVEFCPAGAVKLGQKLCTNEGMIEYPKQELPDAAKWGPEKWTEDYRDKNRINCYDTGTAPCKTACPAHIAVQGYLKKAAQGKYQDALALIKKENPFPAVCGRVCNRRCEDACTRGTIDQAVAIDEVKKFIAEQDLHAETRYIPPIIPPTTGRLFDEKVAIIGAGPAGLSCAFYLAEKGYCPVVFEKNEKPGGMLRYGIPSFKLEKDVIDAEIEVIREMGVEIRCGVEIGKDITLDELRNQGYKAFYIAIGCQGGRLPGIPGEDADGVMTAVELLRTVGEDEKYPITGNVVVIGGGNVAIDVARTSQRCGAGSVQMYCLESRETMPASLEEIQEAEEEEIQINCGWGPKEVLVKDGKVTGIVLKKCVSVFDEEGRFAPKYDEDDVITVACEHVYFSVGQSIEWGNLLENSKVELGRGNGAVADSLTYQTAEPDVFVGGDVYTGPKFAIDAIAAGKEGAVSIHRFVQPNSSLTIGRNRREFIELDKENLKVSEYDNGSRQIPGMDKQIDAKKSFRDAHLTFTEEQVKAETARCLGCGASIVDENKCIGCGVCTTKCEFDAIHLFRENPDCSKMVKSEDKMKAILPYALKRGIKIKFGKKEK, encoded by the coding sequence ATGGCTGAAGAGAGAGAACTGATTTTGAAACTGGGACAGAAAGTCACAGATAGGATTGGTCACAAAGTTACAGTAGATGATCCGGAATATTGGGGACTGGCCGGAGTTGTAACAGATGAGATGGCTGAGGTAGCATTGAAGATGAAAGTCCGAAAACCGATGACATTTTCACAGCTTTTAAAAGCCACAGGAAAAGAAGAAAAAGAACTGCAGAAATTGTTGGATGACATGAGTGAGATTGGGCTTCTGGAATACAACTGGGAGAATCCGAAAAAAGAAAAACAATATGTACTTCCAATGTTTGTTCCGGGAAGCGCAGAGTTCTTCAACATGAATGAAGAACGATTAAAAGAACATCCGGAACTGGCTCATTTTTTTGAACGTATGTCAAGGCTTCCGCTTGAGAAGGTAACTCCAATGGTACCGCCTGGAGGAGCTGGAATCGGAATGCATGTAATACCGGTGGAAAAAGCAATCGAGATGGAGAATCAGTCAGTAGATATTGAACATATTTCGCATTGGCTAAAAAAATATGATGGAAAATACGCAGCCAGTCCATGTTCTTGTCGATTGTCCAGAAAAACATATGGGGAAGGCTGTGCAGATGATCCGGCAGACTGGTGTATTGCGGTAGGTGATATGGCAGACTATGTTGTTGAGACAAATAAAGGTGGCAGATATATTACTTATGATGAAGTGATAGATATTTTAAAACGTGCAGAAGATAATGGATTTGTTCATCAGATTACAAATATAGACGGCGAAAATAAGATTTTTGCAATCTGTAACTGTAATGTTAATGTTTGTTATGCGTTACGTACATCACAGTTATTTAATACTCCGAACATGTCTCGTTCTGCATACGTGGCGAGAGTGTCAACCGAAGACTGTGTGGCATGTGGACGCTGCGTAGAATTTTGTCCGGCTGGAGCAGTAAAGCTTGGGCAGAAGCTTTGTACGAATGAGGGTATGATTGAATACCCGAAGCAGGAACTCCCGGATGCAGCAAAATGGGGACCGGAAAAGTGGACAGAAGATTATAGAGACAAGAATCGTATCAATTGTTATGATACAGGAACTGCTCCATGTAAAACGGCCTGTCCTGCCCACATTGCAGTTCAGGGATATTTGAAAAAGGCAGCTCAGGGTAAATATCAGGATGCACTTGCATTAATAAAAAAAGAAAATCCATTCCCGGCGGTGTGTGGAAGAGTATGCAACAGGCGATGTGAAGATGCATGCACGAGGGGAACTATCGACCAGGCAGTAGCGATAGACGAAGTGAAGAAATTTATTGCTGAACAGGATTTGCATGCGGAAACAAGATATATTCCACCAATTATTCCGCCTACAACAGGACGTCTTTTCGATGAGAAAGTAGCAATCATTGGAGCTGGTCCGGCAGGATTAAGCTGTGCATTTTATCTTGCAGAAAAAGGATATTGTCCGGTGGTATTTGAAAAAAATGAAAAACCGGGCGGAATGCTTCGATATGGAATCCCATCCTTTAAATTAGAGAAAGATGTAATTGATGCAGAAATCGAAGTGATTCGTGAGATGGGTGTAGAAATTCGTTGTGGTGTTGAGATTGGAAAAGATATCACGTTAGATGAATTACGAAATCAAGGCTATAAAGCATTTTACATTGCAATTGGATGCCAGGGTGGAAGATTGCCTGGAATTCCGGGAGAAGATGCAGATGGAGTTATGACTGCGGTCGAGTTACTTCGAACAGTTGGAGAAGATGAAAAATATCCGATAACTGGCAATGTGGTAGTTATCGGAGGTGGTAATGTAGCAATTGATGTGGCGAGAACAAGTCAGCGATGTGGTGCAGGCTCTGTTCAAATGTATTGTCTGGAAAGCAGAGAAACAATGCCGGCTTCTTTAGAAGAAATTCAAGAAGCAGAAGAAGAGGAAATCCAGATTAACTGTGGTTGGGGACCGAAAGAAGTTCTTGTAAAAGACGGAAAAGTGACAGGAATTGTTTTGAAAAAATGTGTATCTGTATTTGATGAAGAAGGCAGATTTGCTCCGAAATATGATGAGGATGACGTAATCACAGTAGCGTGTGAACATGTATATTTCAGTGTCGGTCAGAGTATTGAATGGGGAAATCTTTTGGAAAACAGTAAGGTTGAATTAGGACGCGGTAATGGAGCTGTTGCAGATTCACTTACATATCAGACGGCAGAGCCTGATGTGTTTGTCGGCGGAGATGTTTATACAGGTCCAAAGTTTGCGATCGATGCAATTGCAGCAGGAAAAGAAGGCGCAGTATCAATCCATCGCTTTGTGCAGCCGAATAGCAGTCTTACAATAGGAAGAAACCGAAGAGAATTTATTGAACTTGATAAAGAAAATTTGAAGGTTAGTGAATATGATAATGGCTCAAGACAAATTCCGGGCATGGATAAGCAGATTGATGCCAAGAAATCTTTCCGGGATGCACATTTAACATTTACAGAAGAGCAGGTTAAAGCAGAGACAGCAAGATGCCTGGGATGCGGAGCATCTATTGTAGATGAGAACAAATGTATTGGATGTGGTGTCTGCACAACAAAATGTGAGTTTGATGCGATTCATTTATTTAGAGAAAACCCAGATTGCAGTAAAATGGTGAAGTCAGAAGATAAGATGAAAGCAATCCTGCCATATGCCTTGAAGCGCGGAATTAAGATTAAGTTTGGTAAGAAAGAGAAGTAG
- the hypB gene encoding hydrogenase nickel incorporation protein HypB: MGKFRTLEIKQSVFADNDKRADEVRKELKEKKVYLLNLMSSPGSGKTTTLTRTIEALKNQIRIGVMEADIDSDVDAKTISELGVKAIQLHTGGMCHLDADMTAQGLEGLETGDIDLAILENVGNLVCPAEFDTGAVKNAMILSVPEGDDKPLKYPLMFSICDVVLINKIDVMPYFDFDMEACKKNILMRNPNAKIIPICAKTGEGIDKWADWLLNEVKIWQE, from the coding sequence ATGGGGAAATTCAGAACGCTGGAAATTAAGCAGAGTGTCTTTGCGGATAATGATAAACGAGCGGATGAAGTGAGAAAAGAATTGAAAGAAAAAAAGGTCTATCTTTTAAATTTAATGTCATCACCTGGTTCTGGGAAGACAACGACATTAACAAGAACGATAGAAGCATTAAAGAATCAGATTCGAATCGGAGTGATGGAAGCGGATATTGATTCTGATGTGGATGCTAAGACTATTTCAGAATTAGGTGTGAAAGCGATCCAGTTACATACAGGTGGAATGTGTCATCTGGATGCAGATATGACAGCACAAGGATTAGAAGGATTGGAGACGGGGGATATAGATCTGGCAATTCTGGAAAATGTGGGGAATCTTGTCTGTCCTGCTGAATTTGATACAGGAGCAGTAAAAAATGCAATGATCTTAAGTGTACCGGAAGGGGATGACAAACCATTAAAATATCCATTGATGTTTTCAATTTGCGATGTTGTATTGATTAATAAGATAGATGTTATGCCGTATTTTGATTTCGATATGGAAGCTTGCAAAAAAAATATTTTAATGCGTAATCCGAATGCAAAGATTATTCCGATTTGTGCGAAAACAGGAGAAGGGATAGATAAGTGGGCAGACTGGCTTCTGAATGAAGTAAAGATTTGGCAAGAATAA
- a CDS encoding transketolase family protein: MSEVKKIATRDSYGNALVELGKEHDNLVVLDADLAAATKTGVFKKEFPERHIDCGIAEGNMVGVAAGLAAAGKVPFASSFAMFAAGRAFEQIRNSVAYPHLNVKIGATHAGISVGEDGATHQCNEDIALMRSIPGMVVLNPSDDVEARAAVKAAYEYEGPVYLRFGRLAVPVINDREDYKFEMGKGVVLREGKDLTIVASGLPVANCLEVAERLSAEGIEAKVINIHTIKPLDEDLIVAAAKETGKVVTVEEHSVIGGLGSAVCDVLSEKAPTKVLKIGVNDVFGESGPALELLKKYGLDTDGIYEKVKAFC, encoded by the coding sequence ATGTCAGAAGTAAAGAAGATCGCAACGAGAGATAGTTATGGTAATGCTTTAGTTGAGCTTGGTAAAGAACATGACAATTTAGTTGTTCTGGATGCCGACCTGGCAGCAGCAACAAAGACGGGTGTGTTCAAAAAAGAATTTCCGGAGAGACATATTGACTGTGGTATCGCAGAAGGTAATATGGTAGGTGTAGCAGCAGGACTGGCAGCAGCAGGAAAGGTTCCATTTGCAAGTTCTTTTGCAATGTTTGCAGCCGGACGTGCATTTGAGCAGATTCGTAACTCTGTTGCATATCCACATTTAAATGTAAAGATCGGAGCAACTCATGCAGGTATTTCTGTAGGAGAGGACGGAGCAACTCACCAGTGTAACGAAGATATCGCACTGATGCGTTCAATTCCGGGAATGGTTGTTCTCAATCCATCCGATGATGTAGAAGCAAGAGCTGCTGTAAAAGCTGCTTATGAGTATGAAGGACCGGTTTATTTGAGATTTGGCCGTCTGGCAGTGCCGGTTATCAATGATAGAGAAGATTACAAATTTGAGATGGGTAAAGGTGTTGTTCTTCGTGAAGGAAAAGACCTTACAATCGTAGCCAGCGGACTTCCGGTTGCAAATTGTCTGGAAGTGGCAGAAAGATTATCTGCAGAAGGAATTGAAGCGAAAGTGATCAATATCCATACAATCAAACCTCTGGACGAAGATCTAATCGTTGCAGCAGCAAAAGAGACAGGTAAAGTAGTTACAGTTGAAGAACATTCTGTGATCGGCGGACTTGGAAGTGCAGTATGTGATGTGCTTTCAGAGAAAGCTCCAACAAAAGTTCTGAAGATTGGTGTGAATGATGTGTTTGGAGAATCCGGACCGGCATTAGAACTGCTTAAGAAATATGGTTTGGATACAGATGGAATTTATGAGAAAGTGAAAGCTTTCTGCTAA